Genomic window (Candidatus Gastranaerophilales bacterium):
CATTGAAATTGAAGCTATAGGGCGAGTTAAAATAATTTTATTAATTTTAATTTTTCTTACAACCAACGGAATTACTTCGATTTTCGCATTTGCATCTTTGACTTTTAAAAAATTTGAACCGTTAGGATAATCAACTTTTACATGATGCAAATATAAATTCAAATACGGACTGAACGCCATTTTTAAATCTATGTTTTCTGCACTGTAAGTAAAACCAGTAGTCTTATGAAGTTCATCAAAAATCACAGCCTTATACTTATTTACATCAAGAATTTGAGGTAAAACAATTAAAACAGCTGAATATACACCGACAAAAAAACAAATCGCTGAAGCAAACGCTGTAAATAAAAACTTTTTATTAATGTTCATTGGCAAAACCCACAACTACTTCAATGAATCAGCACCACTTACGACTTCTGTAATCTCTTGAGTAATTGCTGTTTGACGAGCTTTATTATAATCTACGGTCAATGTTCTAATCATTTCTTCCGCATTATTGCAAGCCGCAGACATCGCTGTCATTCTTGACGCAAGCTCACTTGCAGTAGACTCTAACAAAGCTTGAAATATAGTATTTGCAACAAATAATGGTAAGGTTTTTTGCATAATTTGTGACAAACCTGGCTCAAAGTCCATTTCCAAATCAATATACCCTGCTTCCTTAGTCTTTTCAACTAAAGGCAAGATATGCCAATCTTCGACAGAATAAGACATCATATTTCTAAATCTGGTTGTGACAATATCGATAGAATCGATTTCTTTATCAATAAAAGACTTCGCAATGTCTTCCGCAATAACAGTAGCAGCAGCAGACGTAGGATCGGTGAATTTTGTATAAGAAGTTAAAATTTCAAAATCCAAATCCTTCGGAGCATGTTTCAATGGTCCAAGCCCCTTTAATCCCACAACAAAAAGTTTGCACTTTTTACCTT
Coding sequences:
- the atpG gene encoding ATP synthase F1 subunit gamma, producing the protein MANLKNIRDRISSINNTQKITRAMKMVAAAKVKKSENRVKASRPFTKELGEMLYKLLGSLNYLMDKDYAGENALDNYPALLEKREQKNVGLLVVTSNKGLAGAFNANVVRHTLKKIKEYNEQGKKCKLFVVGLKGLGPLKHAPKDLDFEILTSYTKFTDPTSAAATVIAEDIAKSFIDKEIDSIDIVTTRFRNMMSYSVEDWHILPLVEKTKEAGYIDLEMDFEPGLSQIMQKTLPLFVANTIFQALLESTASELASRMTAMSAACNNAEEMIRTLTVDYNKARQTAITQEITEVVSGADSLK